In Candidatus Ozemobacteraceae bacterium, one genomic interval encodes:
- a CDS encoding xanthine dehydrogenase family protein molybdopterin-binding subunit — translation MPAVGLSLPRKDAWDKVNGKAKYIDDYSFPGMLHAATVRSPVAYGRLKGIDASKALAMPGVHRVFTVADIPGRNVNPLVLDDQPFLASEFVKFHGEPVALVAADTPEQAYAAAEAVKLDIEPLKPILSIRESLEPSAPRLYKTDNIFSRYVIRHGDLDAAFAKATRIFEREYETPYQEHAYLETQGMIAVPGIEGSMTVYGSMQCPFYVHDAVSDILGCQRNKVRIVQTTTGGGFGGKEDFPSILAGHAAMIAQLLERPVKLVYKREEDIIASSKRHPALIQMKVGTDADGKIIAADIKYYVDGGAFATLSPIVLWRGTVHALGPYVCDNVLIQSFAMATNKVPCGAYRGFGSPQVIFAGETLIDEIADELKIDPVEIRRRNGLKLGAKTVTGQVIDQSCGLSETIDKAVAKSDWTKKWQHPSARSGNVRRGIGISTVYYGVGLGAGGKHLDRAGASMIIMKDGTVQCAVGNTEMGQGARTILPQIAADALGIPFDKVFLVETDTGFVPDSGPTVASRTTFMSGNALAAAAKELRPRLLESAAGLLGAKPDEVDLVDGVAFIKAAPQGKKVAYPDVVKEMYLRRLQPSAFGWYIAPDSTFDRETGQGNAYFTYSYATNVAEVEVDMETGELRVLKITSAHDMGKAINPQQVEGQIEGGTLQGVGYATMEEIRHDPQGRMLNNAFATYILPTTEDAPEIDPIIVEHGYSEGPYGAKGFGEVPLMGIAPAVANAVYNATGRRIRVMPIKPEKLVDC, via the coding sequence ATGCCTGCCGTCGGTTTATCGCTTCCGCGGAAAGACGCCTGGGATAAGGTCAACGGAAAAGCAAAATATATTGATGACTATTCATTTCCCGGCATGCTCCATGCCGCCACGGTCCGCTCTCCCGTTGCCTACGGCAGGCTGAAGGGAATCGACGCGTCGAAGGCGCTCGCCATGCCCGGCGTTCACCGGGTCTTCACGGTCGCCGACATTCCCGGCCGGAATGTGAACCCCCTTGTTCTCGACGACCAGCCGTTCCTCGCTTCCGAGTTCGTGAAGTTCCACGGCGAGCCGGTCGCCCTCGTCGCTGCCGATACGCCGGAGCAGGCATATGCCGCCGCTGAGGCGGTGAAACTCGACATCGAGCCCCTCAAGCCGATCCTCTCGATACGCGAGTCGCTCGAGCCGTCCGCGCCGCGGCTGTATAAAACAGACAATATTTTCAGCAGATACGTCATCAGACACGGCGACCTCGACGCCGCCTTCGCGAAGGCGACCCGCATCTTCGAACGCGAATACGAAACCCCCTACCAGGAGCACGCCTACCTCGAGACCCAGGGCATGATCGCGGTGCCCGGCATCGAGGGATCGATGACCGTCTACGGGTCGATGCAATGCCCCTTCTACGTCCATGACGCCGTGTCCGACATCCTCGGCTGTCAGCGAAACAAGGTGCGCATCGTCCAGACCACGACCGGCGGCGGCTTCGGCGGCAAGGAGGATTTTCCCTCGATCCTCGCCGGACACGCCGCGATGATCGCGCAGTTGCTCGAACGGCCTGTGAAACTCGTCTACAAGCGCGAAGAAGATATCATCGCAAGTTCCAAACGCCATCCGGCACTGATCCAGATGAAAGTCGGCACCGACGCCGACGGGAAGATTATTGCTGCAGATATAAAATACTACGTCGACGGCGGCGCCTTCGCGACGCTCAGCCCGATCGTCCTCTGGCGCGGAACGGTCCACGCCCTCGGGCCGTACGTCTGCGACAACGTCCTCATCCAGTCTTTCGCGATGGCGACCAACAAGGTGCCGTGCGGCGCCTACCGCGGCTTCGGCTCGCCGCAGGTCATCTTCGCGGGCGAAACCCTCATCGACGAGATCGCCGACGAGCTGAAGATCGACCCCGTCGAGATCCGGCGGCGCAACGGCCTGAAACTCGGAGCGAAGACCGTCACCGGCCAGGTGATCGACCAGTCGTGCGGTCTTTCCGAGACGATCGACAAAGCCGTCGCGAAGTCCGACTGGACCAAAAAATGGCAGCATCCTTCCGCCCGCAGCGGCAACGTTCGCCGCGGCATCGGTATTTCGACCGTATATTACGGCGTCGGCCTCGGGGCTGGCGGCAAGCATCTCGACCGCGCCGGCGCGAGCATGATCATCATGAAGGACGGCACGGTCCAGTGCGCCGTCGGCAACACCGAGATGGGGCAGGGGGCCCGCACGATCCTTCCCCAGATCGCCGCCGATGCGCTCGGCATCCCCTTTGACAAGGTGTTCCTGGTCGAGACCGATACCGGCTTCGTTCCCGACTCCGGCCCAACCGTCGCGAGCCGAACGACCTTCATGTCCGGAAACGCCCTGGCGGCGGCGGCGAAGGAATTGAGACCCCGCCTCCTCGAATCGGCCGCCGGCTTGCTCGGGGCGAAGCCCGACGAGGTCGACCTGGTGGATGGCGTTGCGTTCATCAAGGCTGCCCCGCAGGGGAAAAAGGTCGCGTATCCCGACGTTGTCAAGGAAATGTATCTGCGCAGGCTTCAGCCAAGCGCCTTCGGCTGGTATATCGCCCCCGACTCGACCTTCGACAGGGAGACCGGCCAGGGAAACGCCTACTTCACCTATAGCTACGCCACGAACGTCGCTGAGGTCGAGGTCGACATGGAAACCGGCGAACTCCGCGTGTTGAAGATCACGTCGGCCCACGACATGGGCAAAGCCATCAATCCCCAGCAGGTTGAGGGCCAGATCGAAGGCGGGACTCTCCAGGGCGTTGGATACGCGACCATGGAGGAGATTCGGCACGATCCCCAGGGGCGCATGCTGAACAATGCCTTCGCGACCTACATTCTGCCGACGACCGAGGACGCGCCCGAGATCGACCCGATCATCGTCGAGCACGGCTACAGCGAAGGCCCCTATGGTGCCAAGGGATTCGGCGAAGTGCCCCTGATGGGCATCGCGCCGGCGGTCGCCAACGCGGTCTACAACGCCACCGGCCGGCGCATCCGCGTCATGCCGATCAAGCCGGAAAAGCTGGTCGACTGCTGA
- a CDS encoding GAF domain-containing protein, which produces MKLASVVENLKKILSGERVDGASACDETGEPLPPDLLSALADGSLTSAQVDGLISALAGRSPETGRAMLSGVLSHVARLLDASTSLLNNLLSITVGIAVRIVGAERGTLFLLDPETGELFSRVMHGNEVEEIRLSPGSSIACAIMASGQAEIITDAYGDVRFNKEIDRQSGFVTKSILAVPLRVAGSDIPVGVIELLNKTSGEFTPADLAAVADISGNAAAALRNARDLELTRRARESEDRMQEVTAAISSELNLKPLLEKIMQAVTMILDADRATLFLHDEKTNELWSQVALGLNDQEIRFPAHLGIAGKVFTSGETINIPDAYADPRFNKEIDRKTGYRTKNILCMPVVNRTGKTIGVTQVLNRRVGVFTRVDEKKLKTFSAQAAIAIENAKLFDEVLNMKNYSESILESLSNGVITVNAMRRIEKCNAVALRTFGVTTDQILGKYADIFFTGDNHWIVDSLRRVIATQEADNFLDAEIVDRQGRRVSLNMAVAPLHDAQNRPMGGLLAFEDLTGEKRLKSTLSRYMNKEVADQLLNSDGMLGGKMQELTVLFSDIRNFTTISERLGAQDTVAMLNEYFTTMVDIVFHHGGILDKFIGDAMLAVFGAPFTTSEDTDRAVITAIEMQRALKEFNGKRVEKGLQTIDIGVGINTDTVLVGNIGSLKRMDYTVIGDGVNLASRLEGANKFYGTSILVSENSFSRLVYPHRSREVDLLRVKGKNRPAKIYEILDHHDTTSFPNMDDLLACYKNAIDLYHKREWEAAGRAFGEALRLHPGDTLSKVYADRCAHFLREPPPDDWDGIWVMHTKS; this is translated from the coding sequence ATGAAACTGGCCAGCGTTGTGGAGAATCTGAAAAAGATTCTTTCGGGTGAGCGGGTCGACGGTGCTTCGGCCTGCGACGAGACGGGGGAACCGCTTCCACCGGACCTGCTGTCTGCGCTGGCCGACGGAAGCCTCACGTCGGCGCAGGTGGACGGGCTCATCTCCGCCCTTGCCGGTCGGTCGCCCGAAACGGGACGCGCCATGCTGAGCGGGGTGCTTTCCCATGTCGCCCGGCTGCTCGACGCCTCGACGTCCCTCCTCAACAACCTGCTTTCCATCACGGTCGGCATCGCCGTCCGGATCGTCGGGGCCGAGCGGGGAACGCTGTTCCTGCTCGACCCCGAAACGGGCGAACTGTTCTCCCGCGTCATGCACGGGAACGAGGTCGAGGAGATCCGCCTGTCGCCGGGAAGCAGTATCGCATGCGCTATTATGGCGTCAGGCCAGGCCGAGATCATCACCGACGCATACGGCGACGTTCGCTTCAATAAGGAAATCGACCGCCAGAGCGGTTTCGTCACGAAATCGATCCTCGCTGTCCCGCTACGGGTCGCCGGAAGCGACATTCCTGTCGGCGTCATCGAGCTTCTCAACAAAACATCCGGCGAGTTCACCCCGGCTGACCTTGCCGCCGTCGCCGACATCTCGGGCAACGCGGCCGCGGCCCTCAGAAACGCGCGCGATCTCGAACTGACCCGGCGGGCGCGCGAGAGCGAGGACCGCATGCAGGAAGTCACTGCGGCGATCTCTTCCGAGCTGAACCTCAAGCCGCTTCTCGAGAAGATCATGCAGGCCGTGACGATGATCCTCGACGCCGACCGGGCGACGCTGTTCCTGCACGACGAGAAAACCAACGAACTCTGGTCGCAGGTCGCGCTGGGCCTCAACGACCAGGAGATCCGTTTCCCCGCCCACCTCGGCATTGCGGGAAAGGTGTTCACGAGCGGCGAGACGATCAATATCCCGGACGCCTACGCCGATCCCCGGTTCAACAAGGAAATCGACCGCAAAACCGGCTATCGCACGAAGAACATCCTCTGCATGCCCGTCGTCAACCGCACCGGCAAAACGATCGGCGTCACGCAGGTGCTCAACAGAAGGGTGGGGGTGTTCACCCGCGTCGACGAGAAGAAGCTCAAGACCTTTTCGGCGCAGGCGGCGATCGCGATCGAGAACGCCAAGCTGTTCGACGAAGTGCTGAACATGAAGAACTACAGCGAGAGCATCCTCGAAAGCCTCAGCAACGGCGTCATCACGGTGAACGCCATGCGCAGGATCGAGAAGTGCAACGCCGTGGCCTTGCGCACATTCGGCGTGACGACCGACCAGATCCTCGGAAAATACGCCGACATCTTCTTCACCGGCGACAACCACTGGATCGTCGACAGCCTGCGCCGCGTCATCGCCACCCAGGAGGCTGACAACTTCCTCGACGCCGAGATCGTCGACCGGCAGGGGCGCCGCGTCTCGCTCAACATGGCCGTCGCGCCGCTGCACGACGCGCAGAACCGCCCCATGGGCGGTTTGCTCGCCTTCGAGGACCTGACCGGCGAAAAGCGCCTCAAAAGCACGCTTTCACGCTACATGAACAAGGAGGTCGCCGACCAGCTCCTCAACTCCGACGGCATGCTCGGCGGCAAGATGCAGGAACTGACGGTCCTCTTCAGCGACATCCGCAACTTCACCACGATCTCCGAGCGGCTCGGCGCCCAGGACACCGTTGCGATGCTGAACGAGTATTTCACCACGATGGTCGACATCGTGTTCCATCACGGGGGAATTCTCGACAAGTTCATCGGCGACGCCATGCTGGCCGTCTTCGGCGCGCCGTTCACGACCAGCGAGGACACCGACCGCGCCGTCATCACCGCCATCGAGATGCAGCGCGCGCTCAAGGAGTTCAACGGGAAGCGCGTCGAGAAGGGCCTCCAGACGATCGACATCGGAGTCGGCATCAACACCGACACCGTGCTGGTCGGCAACATCGGCTCGCTCAAACGCATGGACTACACGGTCATCGGCGACGGCGTGAACCTCGCCTCGCGCCTCGAGGGCGCCAACAAGTTCTACGGCACGAGCATTCTCGTCAGCGAGAACAGCTTCAGCCGGCTCGTCTATCCGCACCGCTCGCGCGAAGTCGATCTGCTGCGGGTCAAGGGCAAAAACCGCCCCGCGAAAATTTACGAGATCCTCGACCACCACGACACGACCTCGTTCCCGAACATGGACGACCTGCTCGCCTGCTACAAAAACGCCATCGACCTCTACCACAAACGCGAGTGGGAAGCGGCCGGCCGGGCGTTCGGCGAGGCGCTCCGGCTCCACCCGGGCGACACCCTGTCGAAGGTGTATGCCGACCGGTGCGCGCACTTTCTGCGCGAACCGCCGCCCGACGACTGGGACGGCATCTGGGTGATGCACACCAAGTCGTGA
- a CDS encoding clostripain-related cysteine peptidase: MKASLHKFLAGILSGVLMLSAAAAWAVAGLDSDLKLIREVQQKKVTLQYLADPRSKAFLTDLLKDFPEKIRKNFRANITGAYRKQLLANYDAKLAELTVDILTGVTGDAAREKIIGAAETSPFPLDLAYAGVIKHMSDALAFGRAQRIGSSGLITSPESIRLADRLETLVGRFQNSAALDSWDAVKGLYADVPRKDFPIWWYDDAQHDDVPYITHGPATVSALVPQKRKQWTVLVFLNADNDLENSGMKDLNEMELVGSDENLNIVVQIDRQKGAKGETIEDGNWIGTRRYEVVRERTKKIGSKLVANLGERDMGSRKELAEFLTWGIENYPADRFMAVIWNHGAGWVGISYDDESGNNLTVPDIVWACNQAKPALEKVNPKHPRFDIIDFDACLMGMIEIAYELRDVCDFMIASEETEPGQGMPYQDTLKPLRETPGITPRMAAREMVAGYVKSFAAGGSQTTKVLGGASVTKSAYDLSRIQPLAALVGKLGEALSANHDAYTQALIDEYGSFAKIRRYSEASFVDLHDLVVRLATIKSMPDEVRNICVDIVKTIGYPKLVDRLSQPVVIKRRTPGAVIWGYNGWKQPPAELRPRGSTVWHSRFVRTPLRGPDANGDYVCAIGPFGLVIDPVAKKREYVTEINYRIEYTNGKTSPDFTDRTGREYVIVNDFAAGSPLIAEGHTQGMGNSYGLSIYYPYCLEFRTAYKSLRFARDTGWDEFIARVPQYRANSPVLVTGGMVEDPGTLPLLLRAFKNLGLQPDILWDPKVFGYKYADILRQYRNGAVFTDSVSVSSFGELAPSADDLANYLSGGGALFLAAQSVEQKNTNMPLLEGFFKFRYLEDDRDLPRLSFASKDGAAVPFELNGEDSAQSAKDVTIMACDAPAAPFVKTEDGRTAGLSVSGTSESGNAYRGIYLGFRFEAVTGESVRTKLIDTALKLLVPSLGKLPKPLESNGE; encoded by the coding sequence ATGAAAGCTTCTTTGCATAAATTTCTCGCGGGAATCCTGAGCGGAGTTCTGATGTTGTCTGCGGCCGCGGCATGGGCGGTGGCGGGCCTCGATTCGGACCTGAAGCTGATTCGTGAAGTTCAGCAGAAGAAGGTGACGCTGCAGTATCTGGCCGATCCGCGCTCGAAGGCGTTTCTGACCGACCTGCTGAAGGATTTTCCCGAAAAGATCCGGAAAAATTTCCGGGCCAATATCACCGGCGCCTACCGGAAGCAGCTGCTCGCGAATTACGACGCCAAGCTGGCCGAGCTCACCGTCGACATCCTGACCGGCGTTACCGGCGACGCGGCCCGGGAAAAGATCATCGGTGCGGCCGAGACGTCGCCGTTTCCCCTCGACTTGGCCTATGCGGGCGTCATCAAACACATGTCGGACGCCCTGGCGTTCGGTCGGGCCCAGCGCATCGGTTCCTCGGGCCTGATCACGTCCCCGGAGTCGATTCGGCTCGCCGACCGGCTCGAAACGCTCGTCGGCCGCTTCCAGAACAGCGCCGCTCTCGATTCCTGGGATGCCGTGAAGGGCCTGTATGCGGATGTTCCGCGCAAGGATTTCCCGATCTGGTGGTATGACGACGCCCAGCACGACGACGTGCCGTATATCACGCACGGCCCGGCGACCGTTTCCGCGCTGGTTCCGCAGAAGCGCAAGCAATGGACGGTGCTGGTCTTCCTCAACGCCGACAACGACCTCGAAAACAGCGGCATGAAAGACCTCAACGAGATGGAGCTGGTCGGCTCTGACGAGAACCTCAACATCGTCGTGCAGATCGACCGCCAGAAGGGCGCGAAGGGCGAGACGATCGAGGACGGCAACTGGATCGGCACCCGCCGGTACGAGGTCGTCCGCGAGCGCACGAAGAAGATCGGCTCGAAGCTCGTCGCGAACCTTGGTGAGCGCGATATGGGCAGCAGGAAGGAACTGGCCGAGTTCCTGACGTGGGGCATCGAGAACTATCCCGCCGACCGGTTCATGGCGGTCATCTGGAACCACGGCGCCGGCTGGGTCGGCATCTCCTACGACGACGAGTCCGGCAACAACCTCACCGTGCCCGACATCGTCTGGGCCTGCAACCAGGCCAAACCCGCCCTCGAAAAGGTGAATCCGAAACACCCCCGCTTCGACATCATCGACTTCGACGCCTGCCTCATGGGCATGATCGAGATCGCCTACGAGCTGCGCGACGTGTGCGACTTCATGATCGCGTCCGAAGAAACCGAGCCTGGCCAGGGCATGCCCTACCAGGACACCCTCAAGCCGCTCAGGGAAACCCCCGGCATCACGCCGCGCATGGCCGCCCGGGAAATGGTCGCGGGCTACGTGAAATCCTTCGCCGCCGGCGGTTCGCAGACAACGAAGGTGCTCGGCGGGGCTTCGGTGACGAAGTCCGCCTACGACCTGTCCCGCATCCAGCCGCTCGCGGCGCTCGTCGGAAAGCTCGGCGAGGCTCTCTCGGCGAACCACGACGCCTATACCCAGGCGCTGATCGACGAATACGGCAGTTTCGCGAAGATCCGCCGCTACAGCGAGGCCAGCTTCGTCGATTTGCACGACCTCGTGGTTCGGCTCGCCACCATCAAGTCGATGCCCGATGAGGTCAGAAATATATGTGTTGATATTGTAAAAACGATCGGCTATCCGAAGCTGGTCGACCGCCTGTCCCAGCCCGTCGTCATCAAGCGCCGCACCCCGGGCGCGGTGATCTGGGGCTACAACGGCTGGAAGCAGCCGCCGGCCGAGCTGAGGCCCCGCGGAAGCACGGTCTGGCACTCGCGGTTCGTCCGCACCCCCCTGCGCGGGCCCGACGCGAACGGCGACTACGTCTGCGCCATCGGGCCGTTCGGCCTGGTGATCGACCCGGTCGCCAAAAAGCGCGAATACGTGACCGAAATCAATTATCGCATCGAGTATACAAACGGGAAGACGAGCCCCGACTTCACCGACCGCACCGGCCGCGAATACGTGATCGTGAACGATTTCGCCGCAGGCTCCCCGCTCATCGCCGAGGGCCACACCCAGGGGATGGGCAACAGCTACGGCCTGTCGATCTATTACCCTTACTGCCTCGAGTTCCGGACTGCCTACAAATCCCTCCGGTTCGCCCGCGACACGGGATGGGACGAGTTCATCGCGCGGGTTCCGCAGTATCGCGCCAACTCCCCGGTGCTGGTCACCGGCGGCATGGTCGAAGACCCGGGCACGCTGCCGCTTCTGCTTCGCGCGTTCAAGAACCTCGGCCTTCAGCCCGATATCCTGTGGGACCCCAAGGTGTTCGGATATAAATACGCCGATATTCTTCGCCAGTACCGGAACGGCGCCGTCTTCACCGACAGCGTCTCGGTCAGTTCCTTCGGCGAACTCGCTCCTTCGGCCGACGACCTCGCGAACTACCTCTCCGGCGGCGGAGCCCTGTTCCTCGCCGCCCAGTCGGTCGAGCAGAAGAACACCAATATGCCCCTGCTCGAAGGGTTCTTCAAATTCCGCTATCTCGAAGACGACCGCGATCTTCCCCGCCTGTCGTTCGCCTCGAAGGACGGCGCCGCCGTTCCCTTCGAACTGAACGGGGAAGACTCGGCGCAGTCGGCAAAAGACGTGACGATCATGGCGTGCGATGCTCCCGCCGCGCCCTTCGTGAAAACCGAAGACGGCCGGACCGCCGGCCTCTCCGTGTCCGGCACATCGGAATCGGGCAACGCATATCGCGGAATATACCTCGGCTTCCGTTTCGAAGCGGTGACCGGCGAATCCGTCCGCACGAAACTCATCGACACCGCGCTGAAACTGCTCGTCCCGTCCCTCGGAAAGCTTCCGAAACCCCTCGAATCGAACGGGGAGTGA